One Dysosmobacter welbionis DNA segment encodes these proteins:
- a CDS encoding pyridoxal-phosphate dependent enzyme: MIDLTINKTGLEHNLRKAKENRIIIPTIAQMQHPETIPEKIRERLKTVGLWDVDPLNLFRITWKNEAKESGGLFQAVPNYIELPPALTGVPCRIVAMVGKWFPTGCHKVGASFGCLAPRLVTGQFDVNRHKAVWPSTGNYCRGGAFNSRLLGAQGVAILPAEMSQERFDWLHEIGAEVIATPGCESNVKEIFDKTNELKQDPQYMIFNQFEEMGNPLWHYNVTGNALADVYEAIKRPGDRFAGAAFTSGSAGTMSAGDLLKEKYPHLKLAVGEALQCPTILENGFGGHRIEGIGDKHIPWIHNVKNTDMVIDIDDEDSQRLLRLFNTPEGQAYLKNELHLDDELIEKLTWLGISGIANVLCCIKMAKYYEFTERDVVGTVLTDSAVMYGSRIQELNDRYGAYNPHEAAMDHALHMLGLKLDNMQELTYADRKRVHNLKYYTWVEQQGKTVEELNALWYDTEGTWDTVHAQAKDLDDLINAFNEATGLLKDL; encoded by the coding sequence ATGATTGATCTGACCATCAACAAGACGGGCCTGGAGCACAATCTCCGCAAGGCGAAGGAAAATCGCATCATCATCCCCACCATCGCCCAGATGCAGCACCCGGAGACCATCCCGGAGAAGATCCGGGAGCGGCTGAAGACCGTGGGCCTCTGGGATGTGGATCCCCTGAACCTGTTCCGCATCACCTGGAAGAATGAGGCCAAGGAGAGCGGCGGACTGTTCCAGGCGGTGCCCAACTACATCGAGCTGCCCCCGGCGCTCACCGGCGTCCCCTGCCGGATCGTGGCCATGGTGGGCAAGTGGTTCCCCACCGGCTGCCACAAGGTGGGCGCCTCCTTCGGCTGCCTGGCCCCCCGTCTGGTGACCGGCCAGTTCGACGTGAACAGGCACAAGGCCGTGTGGCCCTCCACCGGCAACTACTGCCGCGGCGGCGCCTTCAACTCCCGGCTGCTGGGCGCCCAGGGCGTGGCCATCCTGCCGGCGGAGATGAGCCAGGAGCGGTTTGACTGGCTCCATGAGATCGGCGCCGAGGTCATCGCCACCCCCGGCTGCGAGTCCAATGTGAAGGAGATCTTCGACAAGACCAACGAGCTGAAGCAGGATCCCCAGTACATGATCTTCAACCAGTTCGAGGAGATGGGCAACCCCCTGTGGCACTACAATGTCACCGGCAACGCCCTGGCGGATGTGTACGAGGCCATCAAGCGCCCCGGTGACCGGTTCGCCGGCGCGGCTTTCACCTCTGGCTCCGCCGGTACCATGAGCGCCGGTGATCTGCTGAAGGAAAAGTATCCCCATCTGAAGCTGGCGGTGGGCGAGGCCCTCCAGTGCCCTACCATTCTGGAAAACGGCTTCGGCGGCCACCGGATCGAGGGCATCGGCGATAAGCACATCCCCTGGATCCACAACGTGAAGAACACCGACATGGTCATCGACATCGACGATGAGGACAGCCAGCGGCTGCTGCGCCTGTTCAACACCCCTGAGGGCCAGGCGTATTTGAAGAACGAGCTGCACCTGGACGACGAGCTGATCGAGAAGCTCACCTGGCTGGGCATCTCCGGCATCGCCAACGTGCTGTGCTGCATCAAGATGGCGAAATACTATGAGTTCACCGAGCGGGATGTGGTGGGCACCGTCCTCACCGACTCCGCCGTCATGTACGGCAGCCGCATCCAGGAGCTGAACGACCGGTATGGCGCCTACAATCCCCATGAGGCGGCCATGGACCATGCACTCCACATGCTGGGGCTGAAGCTGGACAACATGCAGGAGCTGACCTATGCGGACCGCAAGCGGGTCCACAACCTGAAGTATTACACCTGGGTGGAGCAGCAGGGCAAGACCGTGGAGGAGCTGAACGCTCTGTGGTACGACACGGAGGGCACCTGGGACACCGTCCACGCGCAGGCCAAGGACCTGGACGACCTGATCAACGCTTTCAACGAGGCCACCGGGCTGCTGAAAGACCTGTAA
- a CDS encoding YlcI/YnfO family protein: MRKFKIPKPESTTNKTIRFPNSVIDAVEEAIRGTECTFSAFVIEATRVALENLLEEETSKEE, from the coding sequence ATGCGGAAATTCAAAATTCCTAAACCAGAATCAACAACGAACAAAACGATTCGTTTCCCCAACAGCGTTATTGACGCGGTAGAGGAGGCGATTCGTGGAACAGAATGTACGTTTTCCGCCTTTGTGATCGAAGCTACCCGGGTGGCTCTTGAGAATCTTCTGGAGGAGGAAACGTCAAAAGAGGAGTAA
- a CDS encoding threonine synthase yields the protein MKHVLYGKCVKCGKTYDAVPDLTNCECGGILDIVYDYDYIRTRLTKEKLAARQDHTMWRYRELLPVEEDTPNTPLRVGWSPLYEEPRLAEQLGLKRLWVKDDGQNPTASLKDRASAMAVAKAREAGAKVIACSSTGNAASSLAGNAAAAGLKTYIFVPSRAPKGKVAQLMTFGATVISVQGSYEETFELSKQAIDRWGWYNRNAAINPYLSEGKKTVALEIMEQLSWQVPDYIAISVGDGCTIAGLWKGLKDLYAIGFIDRLPRLISAQAEGCCPINRAIAENKPWEPMEENTLADSIAVGVPRNADKALTAIRESDGIVVNVSDQEIMAAQQLLGRTCGVFGEPAGVTGAAGVKKLCEQGVIGKDDTVVSVVTGNGLKDVANAIKAAGEPISIPSDMDRLLVAFAEKGITVE from the coding sequence ATGAAACACGTTTTGTACGGCAAATGCGTCAAGTGCGGCAAGACCTACGACGCTGTGCCGGATCTGACCAACTGCGAATGCGGCGGCATTCTGGACATCGTCTACGATTATGACTACATCAGGACCCGGCTGACGAAGGAAAAGCTGGCGGCCCGACAGGACCATACCATGTGGCGCTACCGGGAGCTGCTGCCTGTGGAGGAGGACACGCCCAACACCCCCCTGCGGGTGGGCTGGAGTCCCCTGTACGAGGAGCCCCGCCTGGCGGAGCAGCTGGGCCTGAAGCGCCTGTGGGTAAAGGACGACGGCCAGAACCCCACCGCCAGTCTGAAGGACCGGGCCAGCGCCATGGCGGTGGCCAAGGCCCGGGAGGCGGGGGCGAAGGTGATCGCCTGCTCCTCCACCGGCAATGCCGCCAGCTCTCTCGCGGGCAACGCCGCAGCGGCAGGCCTCAAGACCTACATCTTCGTCCCCTCCCGGGCTCCCAAGGGCAAGGTGGCCCAGCTGATGACCTTTGGCGCCACGGTCATCTCCGTCCAGGGCAGCTATGAGGAGACCTTTGAACTGTCCAAGCAAGCCATTGACCGCTGGGGCTGGTACAACCGCAACGCCGCCATCAACCCCTACCTCTCCGAGGGCAAGAAGACCGTGGCCCTGGAGATCATGGAGCAGCTCTCCTGGCAGGTGCCGGACTATATCGCCATCAGCGTCGGCGACGGCTGCACCATCGCCGGCCTCTGGAAGGGCCTGAAAGACCTGTATGCCATTGGCTTCATTGACCGCCTGCCCCGGCTGATCTCCGCCCAGGCGGAGGGCTGCTGCCCCATCAACCGGGCCATTGCGGAGAACAAGCCCTGGGAGCCCATGGAGGAGAACACCCTGGCGGACTCCATCGCCGTGGGCGTGCCCCGGAATGCGGACAAGGCCCTGACGGCGATCCGGGAGTCGGACGGCATCGTGGTGAATGTCTCCGACCAGGAGATCATGGCCGCCCAGCAGCTGCTGGGCCGGACCTGCGGCGTGTTCGGAGAGCCCGCCGGCGTCACTGGCGCCGCCGGCGTGAAGAAGCTCTGCGAGCAGGGCGTCATCGGCAAGGATGACACGGTGGTCAGTGTGGTCACCGGCAACGGCCTCAAGGACGTGGCCAACGCCATTAAGGCCGCGGGAGAACCCATCTCCATCCCTTCCGACATGGACCGCCTGCTGGTGGCCTTTGCAGAAAAAGGCATCACTGTGGAATAA
- a CDS encoding phosphoribosyltransferase family protein yields MTYPMTVAGLRRDLPICKVTDDLYIGAFIVFGDAELTVACARELLKLVPAEDYDYMLTAEAKSIPLIHEMARQSGAKKYFIARKGPKAYMPDPIHVEDTSITTAGTQRLYLGRDDAELIRGKRILLMDDVISTGGSLHAMEQLVALAGGTVTGRVAVLAEGEAAERSDIKFLEKLPVFHADGTVKD; encoded by the coding sequence ATGACGTATCCCATGACCGTGGCGGGCCTGCGCCGGGACCTGCCCATCTGCAAAGTGACGGATGACCTGTACATCGGCGCGTTTATCGTGTTCGGCGATGCGGAGCTGACTGTGGCCTGCGCCCGGGAGCTTTTGAAGCTGGTCCCGGCGGAGGACTATGACTACATGCTGACGGCGGAGGCCAAGAGCATCCCCCTGATTCATGAGATGGCCCGCCAGTCCGGTGCGAAGAAGTATTTCATCGCACGAAAGGGTCCTAAGGCATATATGCCGGATCCTATCCACGTGGAAGACACCTCCATCACCACCGCGGGAACCCAGCGGCTGTATCTGGGCCGGGACGATGCGGAGCTGATCCGGGGCAAGCGGATCCTGCTGATGGACGATGTGATCTCCACCGGCGGTTCCCTTCACGCCATGGAACAGCTGGTGGCCCTGGCGGGCGGCACCGTCACCGGCCGGGTGGCCGTCCTGGCGGAGGGTGAGGCCGCAGAGCGCAGTGACATCAAATTTCTGGAAAAGCTGCCGGTGTTCCATGCAGACGGTACTGTAAAAGACTGA
- a CDS encoding HAD hydrolase family protein translates to MTDHTVPPIGMRMIKTAAAVLICLLVSMAVDREDMRIYSSIAALLCVQPYAEDTKRMAIQRIVGTAIGSVFGIATLLLEMALDIQGTLVGYIVIAAVTVPNLWIAVVLKSSNAAALSGIVFLSITVTHVTDASPWIFAWYRASETLVGIAVGIAVNAFQLPRRKRRDVLFVSGLDGLLLTEQGTLTPYSRVSLNRMLDDGMQFTLSTMRTPASVREATRDLRLRLPVIVMDGAALYDMEKKRYLHACVLPRELALRCEAVFRAQGIHCFLNGVLDDNLMIYYGEFHHETERAIFEKLRTSPYRNYVSRSYYKDCPIVYLMGIDLTERMQALYDALGEAGLLEQVKVRFYPAAEYPGYSYLKIYERSASREAMLERLKQDLGMERSVVLTTQEGCGDVVIRGGANQAVKRLGRLFEPYLWEQK, encoded by the coding sequence ATGACGGACCACACCGTACCGCCCATCGGAATGCGGATGATCAAAACCGCGGCGGCAGTGCTGATCTGCCTGCTGGTGTCCATGGCCGTGGACCGGGAGGATATGCGCATCTATTCCTCCATCGCGGCGCTGCTGTGCGTTCAGCCCTATGCGGAAGATACGAAGCGCATGGCCATCCAGCGGATTGTGGGCACAGCCATCGGCTCTGTGTTCGGCATCGCCACGCTGCTGCTGGAGATGGCCCTGGATATCCAGGGGACTTTGGTGGGCTACATCGTCATCGCTGCGGTGACCGTGCCCAACCTGTGGATCGCCGTGGTGCTGAAGTCCTCCAATGCGGCGGCCCTCTCAGGCATCGTGTTCCTCAGCATCACCGTCACCCATGTGACGGATGCCAGCCCCTGGATCTTCGCCTGGTACCGGGCGTCGGAGACGCTGGTGGGCATCGCGGTGGGCATCGCCGTCAACGCCTTCCAGCTGCCCCGCCGGAAGCGGCGGGACGTGCTGTTCGTCTCCGGCCTGGACGGCTTGCTGCTGACGGAGCAGGGGACGCTGACACCGTACAGCCGGGTGAGCCTGAACCGGATGCTGGACGACGGGATGCAGTTCACCCTGTCCACCATGCGCACACCCGCCTCTGTGCGGGAGGCCACCCGGGACCTGCGGCTCCGCCTGCCCGTCATCGTCATGGACGGCGCGGCGCTGTACGACATGGAGAAGAAGCGGTATCTCCATGCCTGCGTCCTGCCCAGGGAGCTGGCCCTGCGGTGCGAGGCGGTGTTCCGGGCCCAGGGCATCCACTGCTTTCTCAACGGTGTACTGGATGATAACCTGATGATCTACTACGGGGAATTCCACCACGAGACGGAGCGGGCGATCTTTGAGAAGCTGCGGACATCCCCCTACCGGAATTATGTGAGCAGAAGCTACTACAAGGATTGCCCCATTGTGTACCTCATGGGCATTGATCTGACGGAGCGGATGCAGGCGCTGTATGACGCACTGGGGGAGGCGGGCCTGTTGGAACAGGTGAAGGTGCGGTTCTACCCTGCGGCGGAGTATCCCGGATACAGCTACCTGAAGATCTATGAGCGATCCGCCTCACGTGAGGCCATGCTGGAGCGGCTGAAGCAGGATCTGGGCATGGAGCGGAGCGTGGTGCTGACGACGCAGGAGGGCTGCGGAGACGTGGTGATCCGCGGCGGCGCCAACCAGGCGGTGAAGCGGCTGGGGCGGCTGTTTGAGCCCTATCTCTGGGAGCAGAAATAA
- a CDS encoding helix-turn-helix transcriptional regulator has protein sequence MKNRVRELRTEAGMTQQQLADLVHVSSRTIISLEKGQYNPSLLLAYRLALVFRTTVEDLYCLAENKEQEDRENEEWT, from the coding sequence ATGAAAAACCGTGTACGGGAGCTCCGGACCGAGGCAGGCATGACCCAGCAGCAGCTGGCGGATCTGGTCCACGTGTCCTCCCGCACCATCATCTCCCTGGAGAAGGGGCAGTACAACCCGTCCCTGCTGCTGGCGTACCGACTGGCGCTGGTGTTCCGCACCACGGTGGAGGACCTGTACTGCCTGGCGGAGAACAAGGAACAGGAGGACCGGGAAAATGAGGAATGGACATAA
- a CDS encoding DUF2798 domain-containing protein: MPKTTVQKVIFGLLMSFFMVLAMEMYNTGLRNGGLTNAGILNALRELPLMFALCFLTSTVVGEPLAARLAARLAVPREWPFAAVLARSAMTVCVMCPAMSLWATVIFQQPGIELVPSWLQTVVCNFPMAFFWQIFFCGPLVRRLFRLLVPSAALVPACAEEAAE; the protein is encoded by the coding sequence ATGCCAAAAACAACTGTACAGAAAGTGATCTTCGGTCTGCTGATGTCCTTTTTCATGGTGCTGGCCATGGAGATGTACAACACAGGCCTGCGGAACGGCGGTCTTACAAACGCCGGGATCCTGAACGCCCTGCGGGAGCTGCCGCTGATGTTTGCGCTGTGCTTCCTGACCAGCACAGTTGTCGGAGAACCCCTGGCCGCCCGCCTGGCGGCACGGCTGGCAGTGCCCCGGGAGTGGCCCTTTGCCGCCGTTCTGGCCCGGTCCGCCATGACGGTGTGCGTCATGTGTCCGGCCATGAGCCTATGGGCTACGGTGATCTTCCAGCAGCCGGGGATCGAGTTGGTGCCCTCCTGGCTCCAGACGGTGGTCTGCAATTTTCCCATGGCGTTTTTCTGGCAGATCTTTTTCTGCGGTCCGCTGGTGCGGCGGCTGTTCCGGCTGCTGGTGCCCTCCGCGGCGCTTGTACCCGCCTGTGCGGAAGAGGCGGCGGAATGA
- the ruvX gene encoding Holliday junction resolvase RuvX: MRIMAIDYGDAHTGIAISDPTGLLAGFTTVINAYRPDRVTGQIALLAKEHRVERLVLGHPINMDGTRGPRSEKAQAMRQLLKETTGLPVVLWDERRTTIDAHQILMSSGKNAKKRKKVVDAVAASLILEGYLTYLKTHPEG, encoded by the coding sequence ATGCGCATCATGGCCATCGACTACGGCGACGCCCACACCGGCATCGCCATCTCCGACCCCACCGGCCTGCTGGCCGGCTTCACCACCGTCATCAACGCCTACCGCCCGGACCGGGTGACGGGACAGATCGCACTTCTGGCAAAGGAGCACAGGGTGGAACGGCTGGTGCTGGGGCATCCCATCAACATGGACGGCACCCGCGGGCCCCGCTCGGAAAAGGCCCAGGCCATGCGGCAGCTGCTGAAGGAGACCACCGGCCTGCCGGTGGTCCTGTGGGACGAGCGGCGCACCACCATCGACGCTCACCAGATCCTGATGAGCAGCGGCAAGAACGCCAAGAAGCGGAAAAAGGTGGTGGACGCTGTGGCGGCATCGCTGATTCTAGAGGGCTACCTCACCTATTTAAAAACGCACCCGGAGGGATAA
- the rpmG gene encoding 50S ribosomal protein L33 has protein sequence MRVKVTLRCNECKQRNYNTMKNKKNTPDKLELNKYCPFCKKHTLHTETK, from the coding sequence ATGCGCGTGAAGGTCACTTTGAGATGCAACGAGTGCAAGCAGAGAAACTACAACACCATGAAGAACAAGAAGAACACTCCGGACAAGCTGGAACTCAACAAGTACTGCCCCTTCTGCAAGAAGCACACGCTCCATACCGAGACTAAGTAA
- the secE gene encoding preprotein translocase subunit SecE gives MAEEVKKKRSRGQWFREMKSELKKVVWPDRKTVMKNTGTVLLCSLAIGVCIWIFDFVMVTAVQMILSLFA, from the coding sequence ATGGCAGAAGAAGTCAAGAAGAAAAGAAGCCGCGGTCAGTGGTTCCGCGAAATGAAAAGCGAACTGAAGAAGGTCGTCTGGCCTGACCGGAAGACCGTGATGAAAAACACCGGCACCGTGCTGCTGTGCTCCTTGGCCATCGGCGTGTGCATCTGGATCTTTGACTTTGTCATGGTCACCGCTGTCCAGATGATTCTCAGCCTGTTCGCCTGA
- the nusG gene encoding transcription termination/antitermination protein NusG → MSESAKWYVVHTYSGYENAVKTSIEKFVTGRGMEDMILRIEVPMETVTEVTDSGATKEVERKVFPGYVLIKMVMTDDTWHLVRNVRGVTGFVGSANKAIPLTEEEVLAMGMEKHEIVVRYNVGDHVKIVDGPLASFTGVVEEIEPEKNRVSVMVSMFGRETPVELELDQVEVQD, encoded by the coding sequence ATGTCAGAGAGCGCGAAGTGGTATGTGGTGCATACCTATTCCGGCTACGAGAACGCCGTTAAGACCAGCATTGAAAAGTTCGTCACAGGCCGCGGAATGGAGGACATGATCCTGCGGATCGAGGTCCCCATGGAGACGGTGACAGAGGTCACGGACTCTGGCGCCACCAAAGAGGTGGAACGGAAGGTATTCCCCGGCTACGTGCTGATCAAGATGGTCATGACTGACGATACCTGGCATCTGGTGCGGAACGTCCGCGGCGTCACCGGCTTCGTGGGCTCCGCCAACAAAGCCATCCCCCTCACGGAGGAGGAGGTTCTGGCCATGGGCATGGAAAAGCATGAGATCGTGGTCAGATACAATGTGGGCGACCATGTGAAGATCGTGGATGGCCCACTGGCCAGCTTTACCGGCGTGGTGGAGGAGATCGAGCCCGAGAAGAATCGGGTCAGCGTGATGGTCTCCATGTTCGGCCGCGAGACTCCGGTGGAGCTGGAGCTGGACCAGGTCGAGGTCCAGGACTGA
- the rplK gene encoding 50S ribosomal protein L11: protein MAQKITGYVKLQIPAGKATPAPPVGPALGQHGVNIAAFTKEFNERTKNDMGMIIPVVITVYADRSFSFITKTPPAAVLIKKECNIESGSGVPNKTKVATISKASIQKIAEIKMKDLNAASLESAMSMIAGTCRSMGVVVGD from the coding sequence GTGGCACAGAAGATTACTGGTTATGTGAAACTGCAGATCCCCGCAGGCAAGGCAACTCCCGCGCCCCCCGTTGGTCCCGCTCTGGGCCAGCACGGCGTGAACATCGCCGCCTTCACCAAGGAGTTCAACGAGCGTACCAAGAACGACATGGGCATGATTATCCCCGTGGTCATCACTGTGTATGCTGACCGCTCCTTCTCCTTCATCACCAAGACGCCCCCCGCGGCCGTCCTGATCAAGAAGGAGTGCAACATCGAGTCCGGCTCCGGCGTGCCCAACAAGACCAAGGTGGCCACCATCTCCAAGGCCTCCATCCAGAAGATTGCTGAGATCAAGATGAAGGACCTGAATGCGGCCAGCCTGGAGTCCGCCATGAGCATGATCGCCGGCACCTGCCGGTCCATGGGCGTCGTCGTCGGCGACTGA
- the rplA gene encoding 50S ribosomal protein L1, giving the protein MFRGKKYKESAKQIDKTMLYDAADGMALICKTASAKFDETVELHVKLGVDSRHADQQVRGAIVLPHGTGKTVRVLVFAKGDKADAAREAGADYVGEMDMVEKIQKENWFDFDVVVASPDMMGLVGRLGKVLGPKGLMPSPKAGTVTPDVAKAVQEVKAGKIEYRLDKTNIIHCPIGKVSFGPEKLTENYNALMGAIVKAKPASAKGQYIRSCVAASTMGPGVKMNTAKMI; this is encoded by the coding sequence TTGTTTAGAGGCAAGAAATATAAGGAAAGTGCCAAGCAGATCGACAAGACCATGCTGTACGACGCTGCTGACGGCATGGCGCTGATCTGCAAGACTGCCAGCGCCAAGTTTGACGAGACCGTTGAGCTCCATGTGAAGCTGGGCGTGGACTCCCGTCACGCTGACCAGCAGGTCCGCGGCGCCATCGTGCTGCCCCACGGCACCGGCAAGACCGTCCGGGTCCTGGTGTTCGCCAAGGGCGACAAGGCCGACGCTGCCCGGGAGGCCGGCGCGGATTACGTGGGCGAGATGGATATGGTGGAGAAGATCCAGAAGGAAAACTGGTTCGACTTCGACGTGGTTGTTGCCAGCCCCGACATGATGGGCCTGGTGGGCCGCCTCGGTAAGGTCCTGGGCCCCAAGGGCCTGATGCCCTCCCCCAAGGCCGGCACCGTCACCCCCGACGTGGCCAAGGCCGTGCAGGAGGTCAAGGCCGGTAAGATCGAGTACCGCCTGGACAAGACCAACATCATCCACTGCCCCATCGGCAAGGTGTCCTTCGGCCCCGAGAAGCTGACTGAGAACTATAACGCGCTGATGGGCGCCATCGTGAAGGCGAAGCCTGCCTCCGCCAAGGGCCAGTATATTCGCAGCTGTGTAGCCGCGTCCACCATGGGCCCCGGCGTGAAGATGAACACGGCGAAGATGATCTGA
- the rplJ gene encoding 50S ribosomal protein L10 has translation MPNAKVLSEKQAIVAELTEKIQKASAGVLVDYKGITVEEDTALRRECRENGVDYAVVKNTLLRFAFNNTGLNELDDLLNGTTSLALCEEDVVAPARVMSDYAKKLNDKFEIKGGFMDGKPVSLETIQSLASIPALPVLRAQFLGTMLAPITGLAVVLKQIAEKGGEPVAVAAEEAAPAAE, from the coding sequence ATGCCTAACGCAAAGGTCTTATCTGAAAAGCAGGCCATCGTGGCCGAGCTGACTGAGAAGATCCAGAAAGCTTCCGCCGGCGTGCTCGTGGATTACAAGGGCATCACCGTTGAGGAGGACACCGCGCTGCGCAGAGAGTGCCGGGAGAACGGCGTCGATTACGCCGTTGTCAAGAACACCCTGCTCCGCTTTGCCTTCAACAACACCGGCCTGAACGAGCTGGACGATCTGCTCAACGGCACCACGTCTCTGGCTCTGTGTGAGGAGGATGTAGTCGCTCCCGCCCGCGTCATGAGCGACTATGCCAAGAAGCTGAACGACAAGTTCGAGATCAAGGGCGGCTTTATGGACGGCAAGCCCGTCTCTCTGGAGACCATCCAGTCTCTGGCTTCCATCCCCGCTCTGCCCGTTCTGCGCGCCCAGTTCCTGGGTACTATGCTGGCTCCCATTACCGGTCTGGCTGTGGTCCTGAAGCAGATCGCCGAAAAGGGCGGCGAGCCCGTGGCTGTCGCTGCCGAGGAAGCTGCCCCCGCCGCTGAGTAA